The Lolium rigidum isolate FL_2022 chromosome 2, APGP_CSIRO_Lrig_0.1, whole genome shotgun sequence genomic interval CACCccaaacaagagaaacatatcGCAGTCCCCCTCCCTTTCCCTATCTCTCTCGTggccggtggtggtggctgaGCGCTTTGTCGATGCATGGCGGGAGTCGGATTCAATTTATGGTCGCGCGGTGGCAGAACAGCTGGCAGCCTCAATCTTGCAAGATAACAGCCATCAGCAACAGCACCCTCTGTCTTCCCTTACCCTTTGGCAAAGGCGGCTACCGGACTAGCTCGTCCATGTGGCAGCTGATGCTCCAGGCACACGTGGCGTAGGGAGCTAGGGGCGCGAATCGCTGCTCGCCTTGGATGATTTGCAGGGGTACTGTGCTATTTCTTTCTCTGTGTATGTGTGCTGTTCAGATCGAGTTATACCAGATGCAGTGAATAGAAGGAGTACAAGAGCTAGCTAGCTAACTTTTTTTAGGGAAAAGGTAGCTAAGCTAACTTAATTATGCGCCCGGGACCAGACAAGGTTGCTGGCTTCATGCATTTGATTTGAATCCTGttgattacaaatgctctcattgccATAACAGGAATTGCAATCTGTGCCAATTGTCTGTACAGAGAAGCCGCAGTCAGCTACACAGTTACCTTAGCATAAATTGCTCATATGCCAACAGTGACCCAGGTAAATACCAAATCCTTGCAATCCAGCAGGAAGTGCACATCAGCACTACGAATTAAAGGAGATATCTTACTAATCCAATATACGAAAACATTATAAATGCGCTAATACAAGATATGAAAACTTTTTAATTGTATTCttttagaaaaaaaatacaaCAACTGCAAAGTAAGGAAAATGCAACCCTTTGTAGGTATGATTTGCTGTCTGTTTTTGAGATACTCACCTGCCAGAAAGTTTTGCTACCTAGTAAATCTTGCTCTCGTATTATACTACCTCTGTTCCTCAAAACAAGGCGTATAATTTTTTTTCTGAAGGAAAACAATGTAAAGTTTGACCTAGTTTATACAATTTACTATAAAGATatgatatgaaaatatatttaaaGATGTATCTGATAAGATTGATTTGACATTGTAGAGGTTAATAGTTTTTCTcttaaagtttggtcaaactttacatggcTTGACTTTTGACAAACTTTATACGCCtacggaatggagggagtaggtaGTTATAACTTCTGAACCAATGGGACATAAACTACAACTAATAAACGCCCTAATCTAACAGAATTGAGTAGAGCAAGGTTCGGGAATGCGGAAAAAAGCGGTCGCTTAAGCGCGATGAAGCGTGAAGAGGAGGGGTACCGCATCGATTAGGGTCAAAGCGGCTAATTAAGCGCTAGGCGCGATTAATCATTACGCTTTAAAAAAATAATGATTAGGCACGCAAGAGCGTTGAAAAAGCAATCCCGAAGCGTTATGTGCGGTAACTTTTGGGCCCATGGAAAATTGTCGGGACACGGTAACTTTTGGCGCGAGCGCGGGGTTTAGCGCGCCCAATCTTGTGATATTCCCTTTTCCTAGTATGATTTCTGAATTCTGATCGGTGATACACCTACTATGATTTCTGAATTTATGTTGTGAACTTGTTGTGCATTGATCTGATTTCCGAATTCCGAATTCTGTGATATACCTAATATGATATGATTCCTGAATTCTGAATCGTTATGCTGGACTAAAAGTCTAGAACTGAAAGTATGAACAATTGATCTCTGATTGTATGATACGATCTACTGTGTAGTTGTGTTGTTCTGTACTGATCTGATTCGGTAAGCTATCTTTATTCCACTGTTCTGTTCAAATAATACTTGTTCTTCGGCCTGAAATTCCTGATTTTCGCTAGTTTTTGGCCCTGCCGTTGACTAAGTCAAGAACGCTTTAGCACCGCTTAAGCACGCACTAAATGCATAAGCTCTAAGCGGAAGGCCACCGCACCGATTACGCTTTCCGCTTTCCTGAACCTTGGAGTAGAGCATAGCAAGCAAACCTGAATTTCAAGTGGATGTCCGTGGATTCCCATTCGACGATCAATCATGCATGAACCATCAGTTACCAGTAATGTAGGGAACATGTCAAACCCGTCAGCTAAACAAAGCTTCAGAATCATTTTTATGCCAGTCTGGACATCAATTCTCTCTTGAACTGACAAATCACCCGAACATTTTCCATATGCCCTGAGCAATATGATCCACCATAGACCTGAAATCCATTGTGATCAGGTGTCTGACTAACAATTTTGACATGCTCAGTAGCAAACAAGAAAACTTCCATTAACTCTTACCTGAATCAACAGGTGCCACACGCCCTATTGCAGCTTCCCCGAAATCAGGATCCAATACCTCCTCAGTGGCATTCTCATCGCCGTCAAGTGGAATAGTCCGCACCTTGAAGCTGGCAGGCATTAAGCCTTGACCTGGACTATGGCAGTCCATTGTCTTCTCCCAGCTCTGCAGGTGAATTCAAGTTGTCAGACAAAACTTTGCACATCTTGGCGGTCCATATAAATTGCTTTCTGTAacatttatatgtagaagagattaaTCTGAACTGTTATAGGCTACCAGTTCAGTACGACCAGCATAATAAACACTAATAGGAGTTCACCTCTATCACTATATACTGGCTTTTATGAAGGGAAGAGAGGATGGAATCTGATTTTCTGACAATAATCCCTCTTAAGACACGATGTAGGTTGTTTTGGATAATTACATGATCTCCAAAGTGAGCTTTTGAGGGTAAAATGTGTTGCTTCAAGTAAACACAGTGTACAAAATGAAAGTATATTTCATAATATATCTAGTAAGATCAATTTAGCATTGCAGTTGTTGGTATTTTTCTAATTAATTATCAAACCTAATGATGTTTGACTTGCACAGATTCTCTAATAACATATAGTAACTCTGAGATAGTACGCCTCAGCACATATGAGGATGCAATCCGACGTGGAAAAATGCTCTTTACTTTTGGGTGCACTTGCTAGAGATATCATGTGCCATAACAAATACAACTAATGTGTCACGGTTTATGATAATCACAACATATTATTTCTTGATGGCCACAATTAGCTTATTAGAATTTCAACTGGTCCTGTATAATACTGAGTGTTCCACTAACAATATCATGACAGATGTACCACCTGAATCTTAGCAACACAAAAATAATACTAATACAATTGTAGCAACACACAAATAATGATAAAAATATCTTAGCAACAcagaaataataataaaaagatcTTAGCAACACACAAATAATACCTGAAGCTGAAGGGTGTGTAGAATGAAATTGCGTACAATTTCATACTCCCCCTTCAATAGAAAAGCAATGCCAGACGGTATAAAGTCCCGAATAAACACCTGATCATAATTGGCTGGATTACTGTCATTTGGATCATTGGCAGCAATTGTTCCAACTGGACTACCACAATAATTAACAACGGATTCCCTCAAAAGGTCCCAAGCTTCATCCTCAACCGATGACAAGTTCCGCCTCCTAGGCAGAACCTTCTCAGGATTTCCACTCAGACTTGCATTGCCACCTAAAGCCTGACCGGGCACAgcgacatcaccaagaacctggcTGGCCTTGTTCACCATGTCGTTGGCCCATGTCCCGTTCCCAGCTTCAATGACCCCCGCAAGGTCATCAATCCTCTGGCACTGGCACTCAACCGGCCGCAACTCAGGGAACTTTGGTGGACCTCCAAGTGTCCTGTAAAACGAATTGGTGCCCCTCTTCCTCATACTCCTCGTGTCAGTCCTGAGGGGTAAACTGGATGCCGGGGAGTGGCTGGCAAATGCCCCCGGCATGGTGTGGAGAGCCACCTCCGCAATCCCCATTAGTGCCTTGTTTCTAACTCAATGTGGGGCTGCAAGAAGGCATCATTAGCGTATTATAAAGTTGTTGGGCACCAAAGGAAAAGGTTCAATCTGAAGAATTCTGCAAGTACCCAAAAAAGAACACCAGCACAGGAATCACTACGGAGGAGTAAACTTGAATAAAACAGCAGCTGGTACGAGGACAACTAGCCTAACAATTATTAGACAGATTATACAGGAATGATAATCGCCCTAGTAGGTTGTCCCCTAAAAGGCCTGCCCATGTGCAGCTGGCACCTCGGACACCTGTGAATCAAGGCTAGCAAGGCAGCAAAAGCAAgcatatacttgagtttgctgtaATCTAACAATGCACATTTAAGAGAAGGAAAAGTGTTAACTTGGAGTAGTAAATCTGCATATCAACCAAATCTTTCACTAATGACGGTATCTAGATTCTAGCACACCAAGTTAAAATCGCCTACAATGATCAATAACCATCTACAGGTACAAGTATACACCATCTACAGATCAGCATATACTAGTACCACTGAGTAAATCACAACATCTACTACGGTAATCAGCGCGTACCAACAACATTAACCGACTAACAGTGAGCATCTGATTTCACACCACGAGTTACACCACATTGGGCTAACAGAAAGCATCTGATTCAATAGTCAATACACCACACCACCGTGATAAGATGGTGGAATTGAAGGCGGTGTGGTGGATTCTGCCAGAGGAACTTGAAAGGCGATGCTAATCTGGTGCGTCGGCGTCTTCTTGACCGGCAGGGCGGTGAGCCGTCGCCAACCCACAAGCAGAGACGCAGGGGATTCAATTTTGGGGGTCGCGGTTTCCACGCTGCCCTTTAAACCTCCACCACATTATGCTAATCGGCCGCCGCGGCTGTCTCCGACTACGGCTACAGGCGGCCTAGCTCTGGCTAGAACCATACGTACTAATTGGCCGGCCGCCTAGCTCGTCGATTTGACCAAAATCGCGACGGTTAGGTCCCGGTCAACGATTACACGGCCAGTTTATAATCAAATCACGGGGAAAGAATCGTAATGAGATGATACTAACCGGCCACCCACCACGCGTTCGTTGGGCAGCGCTCCCCGCTGGTGGCCGGAGAGGCGGGGAATGGGTAGGCTGGCCCCTTGAGAGCCGCGCCGGGGAGGGAGGAGGGTGGGAAGGGAAGACCCGAGGGGATAAAAGGGGAAGGGCCGGAGATGAAACGGGGAGGCGTCGCCAACCACCCCCTGAATTTCTCTCTTCAGGTCTCTTTCTATTTCCGATTTTTCCCACTTCTCTTTACCTTTTTCCTCAAATCAGAGCTTTATACTTTGACAGCGCCCTATCCTTGTATTTATAAACATAATATTACATAGTTGGTACTCATACAAGCAACAGAACACAAGGAGCACATAACGGTTGCACTGCAGCAAACTGACGTCGCCGCAACTACCAAGCACACACGTCTTTCGCCGTTGCCGGAGAAGTAGAGCACCAGCAGCTGGTCCACTCTTTAGACGTTGAAGAAGCCCCAAGCCATGAGGTGCTCACAGGTCGTGATA includes:
- the LOC124692778 gene encoding neutral/alkaline invertase 3, chloroplastic, yielding MGIAEVALHTMPGAFASHSPASSLPLRTDTRSMRKRGTNSFYRTLGGPPKFPELRPVECQCQRIDDLAGVIEAGNGTWANDMVNKASQVLGDVAVPGQALGGNASLSGNPEKVLPRRRNLSSVEDEAWDLLRESVVNYCGSPVGTIAANDPNDSNPANYDQVFIRDFIPSGIAFLLKGEYEIVRNFILHTLQLQSWEKTMDCHSPGQGLMPASFKVRTIPLDGDENATEEVLDPDFGEAAIGRVAPVDSGLWWIILLRAYGKCSGDLSVQERIDVQTGIKMILKLCLADGFDMFPTLLVTDGSCMIDRRMGIHGHPLEIQALFYSALLSAREMLTPEDGSADLIRALNNRLVALSFHIREYYWVDMQKLNEIYRYKTEEYSYDAVNKFNIYPDQVSPWLVEWIPPKGGYFIGNLQPAHMDFRFFSLGNLWSIVSSLATTQQSHAILDLIESKWSDLVAEMPLKICYPALENLEWKIITGSDPKNTPWSYHNGGSWPTLLWQLTVASLKMNRPEIAAKAVEIAERRIATDRWPEYYDTKRARFIGKQSRLYQTWSIAGYLVAKQLLDKPDAARILWNDEDMEILNAFSTNRKRGKKVLKKTYIV